Proteins from one Haloarchaeobius litoreus genomic window:
- a CDS encoding phosphoglycerol geranylgeranyltransferase: protein MSAAWEDWNHILKLDPDKDLVEGETFEDVCATGTDAIEIGGTLGMTEENMREMIQACADYDVPIYQEPSNPSVVVDSDALDGYLIPTVFNAGDIFWVTGAHKEWVRIEGGLDWDRTTTEAYIVLNPEASVAEYTDANCDLTTDDVSAYAEVAEKMFGQKIVYLEYSGMLGDPETVQAAADALEEATLFYGGGIHDYESANLMAEHADVVVVGDLVHDEGVDAVARTVDGANDA from the coding sequence ATGAGCGCAGCCTGGGAGGACTGGAACCACATCCTCAAGCTCGACCCCGACAAGGACCTCGTCGAGGGCGAGACGTTCGAGGACGTGTGTGCGACGGGTACGGACGCCATCGAGATCGGCGGGACGCTGGGGATGACCGAGGAGAACATGCGCGAGATGATCCAGGCGTGTGCGGACTACGACGTCCCCATCTACCAGGAACCGTCGAACCCGAGCGTTGTCGTCGACAGCGACGCGCTGGACGGCTACCTCATCCCGACGGTGTTCAACGCCGGCGATATCTTCTGGGTCACCGGCGCACACAAGGAGTGGGTTCGCATCGAGGGTGGCCTCGACTGGGACCGTACGACGACGGAGGCGTACATCGTGCTGAACCCGGAGGCGAGCGTCGCCGAGTACACCGACGCGAACTGCGATCTCACGACGGACGACGTGTCGGCCTACGCCGAGGTCGCGGAGAAGATGTTCGGCCAGAAGATCGTCTACCTCGAGTACTCGGGGATGCTCGGTGACCCCGAGACCGTGCAGGCGGCCGCGGACGCACTCGAGGAGGCGACGCTGTTCTACGGCGGTGGCATCCACGACTACGAGTCCGCGAACCTGATGGCCGAACACGCCGACGTGGTCGTCGTCGGCGACCTCGTCCACGACGAGGGCGTCGATGCGGTCGCCCGGACCGTCGACGGCGCGAACGACGCCTGA
- the pth2 gene encoding peptidyl-tRNA hydrolase Pth2: protein MKQAIVARTDIGMGQGKLAAQVAHASLSAYEDADSRTRKAWKGSGQKKVVLKGSGESELFELADRAESERLPHAIIRDAGHTQLDSGTVTTLAVGPGEDEVVDRVTGHLSLF, encoded by the coding sequence ATGAAACAGGCCATCGTCGCGCGGACCGACATCGGCATGGGCCAGGGGAAGCTGGCCGCACAGGTCGCCCACGCGTCGCTCAGCGCGTACGAGGACGCCGACTCACGAACCCGGAAGGCGTGGAAGGGCTCCGGACAGAAGAAGGTCGTCCTGAAGGGAAGCGGCGAGTCGGAGCTGTTCGAGCTCGCCGACAGGGCCGAGTCCGAACGACTCCCCCACGCCATCATCCGGGACGCCGGGCACACGCAGCTCGACTCCGGCACCGTGACCACGCTCGCCGTTGGCCCCGGAGAGGACGAGGTCGTCGACCGTGTCACCGGCCACCTCTCGCTGTTCTGA
- the truD gene encoding tRNA pseudouridine(13) synthase TruD, translating to MREAHPRERAVGIEHYVSDDDGVGGRLRAEDEHFRVVERERFETNPVDAPTGDYPYLVVRATLRGWDTNDFVRRLSNELGMSRGRVSWAGTKDKRAVSTQLFTLQGVDPEDLPSLSRADLEIVGRAGRALQFGDLLGNEFEIVVSDPDDPVAADRVTTELREFGDGDVAVPNFFGQQRFGSIRPVTHEVGLDIVRGDWEAAVRTYVGNPHPDEREATREARELVDDGAAWADALEAFPGGLRFERSMLHTLVENGGEDPADFREAIETLPENLQRLFVHAAQSYAFNLMLSRRLERGLPFTKPVAGDVVCFADADAPEAFPLPDVDREQRVTERRVDTVARHCERGRAFVTAPLVGTETELADGEQGEIERAVLSELSLTGSDFDLPGEFHSEGTRRAVLVGTALDVAQEPLTFSFSLPKGSYATVLLREYLKVDPVELG from the coding sequence ATGCGCGAGGCACATCCACGCGAACGGGCCGTCGGCATCGAGCACTACGTGAGCGACGACGACGGCGTCGGTGGCCGACTCCGCGCCGAGGACGAGCACTTCCGGGTCGTCGAGCGCGAGCGGTTCGAGACGAACCCCGTCGACGCGCCCACGGGCGACTACCCGTACCTCGTCGTGCGCGCGACGCTCCGCGGCTGGGACACGAACGACTTCGTCCGCCGGCTCTCGAACGAGCTCGGGATGAGCCGCGGCCGCGTCTCGTGGGCCGGCACGAAGGACAAGCGCGCGGTGTCGACGCAGCTGTTCACACTGCAGGGCGTCGACCCTGAGGACCTGCCGTCGCTCTCGCGCGCGGACCTCGAAATCGTCGGCCGCGCCGGCCGTGCCCTCCAGTTCGGCGACCTGCTCGGCAACGAGTTCGAGATCGTCGTCTCTGACCCCGACGACCCGGTCGCTGCGGACCGCGTGACAACGGAGCTGCGCGAGTTCGGCGACGGCGACGTCGCTGTCCCCAACTTCTTCGGCCAGCAGCGCTTCGGGAGCATCCGGCCGGTCACGCACGAGGTCGGCCTCGACATCGTCCGCGGCGACTGGGAGGCCGCGGTGCGGACCTACGTGGGCAACCCGCATCCCGACGAGCGCGAGGCGACCCGCGAGGCGCGGGAGCTCGTCGACGACGGCGCGGCCTGGGCGGACGCGCTGGAGGCGTTCCCCGGCGGGCTCCGATTCGAGCGGTCGATGCTCCACACGCTCGTCGAGAACGGCGGCGAGGACCCCGCCGACTTCCGCGAGGCTATCGAGACACTGCCGGAGAACCTCCAGCGGCTGTTCGTCCACGCCGCACAGTCGTACGCGTTCAACCTGATGCTGAGCCGGCGGCTGGAGCGCGGGCTCCCGTTCACGAAGCCGGTGGCCGGCGACGTGGTCTGCTTCGCCGACGCCGACGCGCCCGAGGCGTTCCCGTTACCGGACGTTGACCGCGAGCAGCGCGTGACCGAGCGTCGCGTCGACACCGTCGCACGTCACTGCGAGCGCGGCCGGGCGTTCGTGACCGCACCGCTCGTCGGGACCGAGACGGAGCTGGCCGACGGCGAGCAGGGCGAGATCGAGCGGGCGGTGCTCTCGGAGCTGTCGCTCACGGGGTCGGATTTCGACCTCCCGGGCGAGTTCCACAGCGAGGGAACGCGGCGTG